The proteins below are encoded in one region of Mya arenaria isolate MELC-2E11 chromosome 15, ASM2691426v1:
- the LOC128219447 gene encoding zinc finger MYM-type protein 1-like translates to MSFFQEADPDVLKVRAQCYDGASNMSGKYRGVQALVRERSPQANYIHCKAHCLNLALVHSSNFPCVRTMMSTVQDISFLFDYSAKRLAAFVDELSRDVTTKEEMEQRTKLRTLCETRWSSRADALATFRNAFPVVVHSLETLNDDGDNKAGQYLAGILCFEFIIALIVAEHVLSSTVALTNLLQKEDNDLLHAIGEAKVVIQLMNNERNDPEVWGVLCEKATNVAAEFDIIPSRPRRAGRQNHRANPDVDTVSDYWRITLFNAFLDHLIQEMETRILSNEDRFVAQYLLPNRLPGLQDEMLPSIYAAYAPDLQHSFEAFGNEVARWRVRWNISESRPPRLQDTLRQTSKDLYPCIYGILGVLLTMPPTSASCERSFSAMKRIKNYLRSTMSTDRMSSLALLHIHKDMDVDINNVINTFASRKCRKLKFF, encoded by the coding sequence ATGTCATTTTTCCAGGAAGCCGACCCTGATGTCTTAAAAGTTCGAGCGCAGTGTTACGATGGGGCATCAAACATGTCGGGGAAATATCGAGGAGTTCAGGCTCTTGTTCGTGAAAGATCACCGCAAGCTAACTACATACACTGCAAAGCGCATTGCCTGAATCTCGCGTTGGTTCACAGCTCCAATTTTCCTTGTGTTCGAACAATGATGTCAACTGTCCAGGACATAAGTTTTCTGTTCGATTACTCTGCGAAACGACTAGCAGCTTTCGTGGACGAGTTGTCTCGAGATGTGACCACTAAAGAGGAAATGGAGCAGCGAACGAAACTGCGTACTTTGTGCGAAACAAGGTGGTCGAGTCGCGCCGATGCCCTGGCGACTTTCAGAAACGCATTTCCAGTTGTAGTTCACTCGCTTGAAACACTAAATGACGACGGAGATAACAAAGCAGGGCAGTATCTGGCAGGGATACTTTGCTTTGAATTCATTATAGCATTGATAGTGGCTGAACATGTGCTTAGTTCCACAGTTGCATTAACAAACCTATTGCAAAAGGAAGATAACGATCTATTGCATGCAATTGGCGAGGCTAAGGTCGTCATTCAGCTAATGAACAATGAGCGAAACGACCCAGAAGTGTGGGGCGTTCTCTGTGAAAAAGCTACAAATGTTGCCGCGGAATTTGATATAATCCCGTCGAGACCAAGAAGGGCCGGTAGGCAAAATCACCGCGCTAACCCGGATGTAGATACAGTTTCCGACTATTGGAGAATAACACTGTTCAATGCATTCCTTGACCATTTGATACAGGAAATGGAGACCCGCATTTTAAGCAACGAAGACCGCTTCGTGGCACAGTATCTTCTGCCAAACCGATTGCCAGGTCTACAAGATGAAATGCTTCCGTCCATATATGCCGCATATGCTCCAGATCTCCAGCATTCGTTTGAAGCTTTCGGTAACGAAGTTGCGAGGTGGAGAGTTCGGTGGAATATCTCGGAAAGTAGACCACCTCGGCTTCAAGATACGCTCCGACAGACGAGCAAAGATTTGTACCCGTGTATTTATGGCATTCTCGGAGTACTGTTGACAATGCCACCGACATCAGCATCATGCGAACGATCGTTTAGTGCTATGAAGCGAATCAAGAACTATTTGCGGTCGACCATGAGCACAGACAGGATGTCATCGTTGGCACTACTGCATATTCACAAGGACATGGACGTCGacattaataatgttataaatacattCGCTTCAAGGAAGTGCAGGAAGCTTAAATTTTTCTGA
- the LOC128220422 gene encoding uncharacterized protein LOC128220422: MEITTENHVTIRQAKQQEIQVLETWIKDIGWDSSTYDAISQLKIDPNSLLVAADKEDKPIGFGSVVACGNGLVYVGNYIVRADLRGKGFGRILFRDGIMKRLGNRNGVLDSEPEMADTYRKYGFIYPGVHTVRFTIAIDNDIKFKPIQDNTNIQVKPLENDHWPGILQYDKTVYPTVDREKILRAFFVGPNVTTLVALEQDKAVGFGSLHKKEEGLFGLRSVLAENEEIAEKIIQMLFQHAAQGSACQFVFPKGKGLPTCMKSARQGEDLIRLFTKCAIVVNTDKIWATTANIV; encoded by the exons ATGGAGATTACGACAGAAAACCATGTAACCATTCGTCAAGCAAAGCAGCAGGAGATCCAAGTTCTAGAAACATGGATTAAAGATATTGGTTGGGATTCTTCAACGTATGACGCGATTTCACAGCTGAAAATTGACCCAAACAGCCTTCTGGTTGCAGCTGACAAAGAAGATAAACCAATTG GATTTGGAAGTGTCGTAGCCTGTGGGAATGGCCTGGTGTATGTGGGCAACTACATCGTGCGAGCGGATCTACGAGGAAAAGGATTTGGTCGTATACTTTTTAGAGATGGAATAATGAAACGCCTGGGCAACAGAAATGGCGTGTTGGACAGCGAACCCGAGATGGCTGATACCTACAGGAAATATGGCTTCATTTATCCAGGTGTACATACCGTGAGGTTTACAATAGCAattgataatgacatcaagttTAAGCCCATCCAAGACAACACCAATATTCAAGTAAAGCCTCTTGAGAACGACCACTGGCCAGGGATACTTCAATACGATAAAACCGTCTATCCTACGGTTGACAGAGAAAAGATACTGCGAGCCTTCTTTGTTGGACCTAATGTTACGACATTAGTAGCACTAGAACAAGACAAAGCTGTTGGGTTTGGCAGTTTACATAAAAAGGAGGAAGGGTTATTTGGTTTGCGTAGTGTTTTAGCCGAGAACGAAGAGATAGCTGAGAAGATTATACAGATGTTGTTTCAACATGCTGCCCAGGGCTCTGCGTGCCAATTTGTCTTTCCAAAAGGCAAAGGACTACCAACTTGTATGAAAAGCGCAAGGCAAGGAGAAGATCTCATTCGCTTATTTACCAAATGCGCCATTGTTGTTAACACGGATAAAATATGGGCCACTACTGCAAATATTGTGTAA
- the LOC128220423 gene encoding uncharacterized protein LOC128220423, translating to MEITTENHVTIRQAKQQEIQVLEPWIKDDGWDFSTYDAISQLKIDPNSLMVAADKEDKPIGFGSAVACGNDLVYVDNYIVRADLRGKGFGRILFKDGIMQRLGNRNGVLDSVPEMADTYRKYGFICPGVNTVRFTITIDNDIKFKPFSDNTNIQVKPLENEHWPGILQYDKTVYPTIDREKILRAFFVGPNVTTLVALKQDKVVGFGSLHKKDEGLFGLRSVLAENEEIAEKIIQILFQHADHGSACQFVFPIGKGLPTCMKSARLGEDLIRLFTKCAIVVNTDKIWATTANIV from the exons ATGGAGATTACGACAGAAAACCATGTTACAATTCGTCAGGCAAAGCAGCAGGAGATTCAAGTTCTAGAACCATGGATTAAAGATGATGGTTGGGATTTTTCAACGTATGACGCGATTTCACAGCTGAAGATTGATCCAAATAGCCTTATGGTTGCAGCTGACAAAGAAGATAAACCAATAG GATTTGGAAGTGCTGTAGCCTGTGGGAATGACCTGGTATACGTGGACAACTACATAGTGCGAGCGGATTTACGCGGGAAAGGATTTGGTCGTATACTTTTTAAAGATGGAATAATGCAACGCCTGGGCAACAGAAATGGCGTGTTGGACAGCGTCCCCGAGATGGCTGATACCTACAGGAAATATGGCTTCATTTGTCCAGGTGTAAATACCGTGAGGTTTACaataaccattgataatgaCATTAAGTTTAAGCCCTTCTCAGACAACACCAATATTCAAGTAAAGCCCCTTGAAAACGAACACTGGCCAGGGATACTTCAATACGATAAAACCGTCTATCCTACGATAGACAGAGAAAAAATACTGCGAGCCTTCTTTGTTGGACCTAATGTTACGACATTAGTAGCACTAAAACAAGACAAAGTTGTCGGGTTTGGCAGTTTACATAAAAAGGATGAAGGTTTATTTGGTTTGCGTAGTGTTTTAGCCGAGAACGAAGAGATAGCTGAGAAGATTATACAGATACTGTTCCAACATGCTGACCATGGCTCTGCGTGCCAATTTGTATTTCCAATAGGCAAAGGACTACCAACTTGTATGAAAAGTGCAAGGCTAGGAGAAGATCTCATTCGCTTATTTACCAAATGCGCCATTGTTGTTAACACGGATAAAATATGGGCCACTACTGCAAATATTGTGTAA
- the LOC128220424 gene encoding uncharacterized protein LOC128220424, whose amino-acid sequence MEFVSENHLNIRPGKQNEIQVLERWIKDEGWDHSTYDTMSQLKIDSNSLLVAADQDDKPVGFGSAIACMNDLVYVDNFIVRADFRGKGFGRILLKDGIMKRLVNRNGVLDSLPAMADTYKKYGFIYPGVRTVLLTITIDRDIMFKPLSDNINIQVKPLENSHWPGILQFDKTVYPTIDREKILRAFFVGPNVTTLVALEQDKVVGFGSLHKKDEGLFGLRSVQAEDEEIAERIIQMLFQHAGNGSACQLVFPKGKGLPTCMKSARQGEDLIRLYTKPAIVVNTDKIWATTVHIV is encoded by the exons atggaGTTCGTTTCagaaaatcatttgaatatccgtccaggaaaacaaaatgagaTCCAAGTTCTAGAGCGCTGGATTAAAGATGAAGGTTGGGATCATTCAACGTATGACACGATGTCACAATTGAAGATTGACTCTAATAGCTTGCTTGTTGCAGCTGACCAAGATGATAAACCAGTAG gaTTTGGAAGTGCCATTGCCTGTATGAATGACCTGGTGTATGTGGATAACTTTATCGTGCGAGCGGATTTCCGCGGAAAAGGATTCGGTCGTATTCTTTTAAAAGACGGAATAATGAAACGCCTTGTCAACAGAAATGGCGTTTTGGACAGCCTGCCCGCAATGGCTGACACCTACAAGAAATATGGGTTCATCTATCCAGGTGTACGAACTGTTTTGTTGACAATCACTATTGACCGTGACATTATGTTTAAGCCTTTGTCAGACAACATCAATATTCAAGTAAAGCCTCTTGAAAACAGCCACTGGCCAGGGATACTTCAGTTCGATAAAACCGTCTATCCTACGATAGACAGAGAAAAGATACTGCGAGCCTTCTTTGTTGGACCTAATGTTACGACATTAGTAGCACTAGAACAAGACAAAGTTGTCGGGTTTGGCAGTTTACATAAAAAGGATGAAGGTTTATTTGGTTTGCGTAGTGTTCAAGCCGAGGATGAAGAGATAGCTGAGAGGATTATTCAGATGTTATTCCAACATGCTGGAAATGGCTCTGCGTGCCAGCTTGTCTTTCCCAAAGGCAAAGGACTACCAACCTGTATGAAAAGCGCAAGGCAAGGAGAAGATCTCATTCGACTATACACCAAACCTGCCATTGTTGTTAACACGGATAAAATATGGGCCACTACTGTGCATATTGTGTAA